In the genome of Saprospira sp. CCB-QB6, one region contains:
- a CDS encoding CHAT domain-containing protein — translation MLGLPLRGTRSAALGQLALGIFLCFGLSSSLSAQTTPDSLANALYWAGECKAAEKEYLQLLKQVKAEEEPDLYQDVIFGLARVYACLFEYQKAKQLYFEARSLVASQPNGTASDRYLDILNGLAGVHHSMKDLLSAELYYQEYLDREARKGKSNSLSRSVGLNNISLVYYDQKKWDKAIKNYLEAIEIEKFHKDPYKSLPLYYLNLGRAYHAKKDFENTRKYFLLALESDSLAYDKADPYSFYFSILYNLSHLENELGNSEKAAAYALRCLREDCQLPQLSDQLDENWKEAILTADYISEVPVWDGLEAYYYALKGINPDGQLVIAQTAMAMQNRYLLRFEDENDLYTALKYKGEWANLGLWAASEAYAKKKSAKPFQEGLYFAEEGLAALLRSKLRKNEQLSLLQLPADWAKKEDDLRQAQKAAKLALINAGRAEEDAAQKAYNQAQIAYSQFQDELREQFPDYHQLNYSEASISVEAIQNLLGPNRTMMIFLQSDSAAYRMELSQKRLSLVRLPIIQDSLEQQIMALRKMLTDYSGLKSQDIQLFKQRAHALYQFLFPEQMPAAGQELIFVNEGSFALLPFEVLLTDQKGEDFEQLSYLVRNYPISYSYSAELWMQAEQSYASSAQKLFWAMTANYEGTGLSPLPSANIEAQKLAQLMGGDYNAGAKESDFKQEAKDYRILHLAMHGLLNDKNPMLSAMAFSADKNEDGLLQAHEIAELDLGAELVVLSACQTGEGKLQTGEGSLSLARAFRYAGTPSLLMSLWQVNDQSTAYIMEAYYKGLQSGMTKSMALQQAKITYLENSKSWSAHPAFWAAFVQLGQTQPLQAGSNWLLWVWTLAVPLSLLLAYYFLFYKRGNREVAA, via the coding sequence TTGCTCGGTCTGCCGCTTCGCGGCACCCGCTCCGCAGCGCTAGGCCAACTAGCGCTAGGCATTTTTCTGTGTTTTGGCCTATCCTCTTCGCTCTCCGCCCAAACCACCCCCGATAGCCTAGCTAATGCCCTTTATTGGGCCGGGGAATGCAAAGCTGCCGAAAAAGAATATCTTCAACTTTTAAAGCAGGTCAAAGCAGAAGAAGAGCCAGATTTATATCAAGATGTCATTTTTGGCTTAGCCAGAGTTTATGCTTGCCTTTTTGAGTACCAAAAAGCCAAACAACTTTATTTTGAGGCCCGTAGCTTGGTGGCTAGCCAACCTAATGGAACAGCCTCTGATCGGTACTTAGACATTCTAAATGGCTTGGCAGGGGTCCATCACTCTATGAAAGATCTACTTTCGGCAGAGCTTTATTATCAGGAGTATCTGGACCGAGAAGCCCGAAAAGGAAAATCCAATAGTCTTAGCCGTTCTGTGGGACTCAATAATATCTCTTTGGTTTATTATGATCAGAAAAAATGGGATAAGGCCATTAAAAACTATTTGGAAGCCATTGAAATTGAGAAATTCCATAAAGATCCCTACAAAAGTCTTCCCTTATATTACTTGAATCTAGGCCGTGCCTATCATGCCAAAAAAGACTTTGAGAACACTCGAAAATACTTTCTACTCGCTTTAGAGAGCGATAGCTTAGCCTATGATAAGGCTGACCCTTATTCTTTCTATTTTTCTATTCTCTACAACTTATCCCACTTAGAGAACGAGCTGGGGAATAGTGAAAAAGCTGCGGCTTATGCCTTGCGCTGTCTTCGAGAAGATTGCCAGCTCCCTCAGTTGAGTGATCAGTTGGATGAAAACTGGAAGGAAGCTATTTTAACTGCCGATTATATTTCAGAGGTACCAGTATGGGATGGATTAGAGGCCTATTATTATGCTTTGAAAGGCATTAACCCAGATGGGCAGCTAGTAATAGCGCAAACTGCTATGGCCATGCAGAATCGTTATTTGCTCCGCTTTGAGGATGAAAATGACCTTTATACAGCCTTGAAATACAAAGGAGAGTGGGCCAATTTAGGCCTATGGGCAGCTTCGGAAGCTTATGCTAAAAAGAAATCTGCTAAGCCTTTCCAAGAAGGGCTTTATTTTGCGGAAGAAGGCCTGGCTGCACTTCTGCGCAGCAAGTTGCGTAAAAATGAGCAGCTTAGCTTGTTGCAACTGCCTGCAGATTGGGCCAAAAAAGAAGACGATTTGCGTCAGGCGCAAAAAGCAGCCAAACTAGCGCTTATCAATGCTGGTCGAGCAGAGGAAGATGCCGCTCAAAAGGCTTATAATCAGGCCCAAATTGCCTATAGTCAATTTCAAGATGAGCTCAGAGAACAATTTCCAGATTATCATCAACTAAATTATAGTGAGGCTAGTATTTCTGTAGAGGCCATACAAAATTTATTAGGGCCTAATAGAACAATGATGATTTTCCTTCAATCGGATTCTGCAGCTTACCGTATGGAGTTGAGTCAAAAGCGGCTTTCTTTGGTCCGGTTACCGATTATACAGGATAGCTTGGAGCAGCAGATTATGGCTTTGCGCAAGATGCTGACCGATTATAGCGGCTTGAAATCGCAGGATATACAGCTCTTTAAACAGCGGGCGCATGCACTTTACCAATTTCTTTTTCCTGAGCAGATGCCCGCTGCAGGCCAAGAACTCATTTTTGTGAATGAGGGAAGCTTTGCTCTTTTACCCTTTGAGGTATTATTGACCGATCAAAAGGGAGAAGATTTTGAGCAGCTTTCTTATTTGGTCCGTAACTACCCCATTAGCTATAGCTATTCGGCGGAGTTGTGGATGCAGGCCGAGCAAAGCTATGCCTCTTCGGCCCAGAAACTATTTTGGGCCATGACGGCCAACTATGAGGGAACAGGTTTGTCGCCCTTACCCTCAGCGAATATAGAAGCGCAAAAGCTCGCTCAATTGATGGGAGGCGATTATAATGCAGGAGCTAAGGAAAGTGATTTTAAGCAAGAGGCCAAAGATTATCGCATTTTGCATTTGGCCATGCACGGTTTGCTCAATGACAAAAACCCTATGCTTTCGGCTATGGCCTTTAGTGCAGATAAAAATGAAGATGGGTTGTTGCAGGCGCATGAAATTGCGGAGCTAGATTTAGGAGCTGAACTAGTGGTCCTTTCTGCTTGCCAAACTGGAGAGGGTAAGCTACAAACAGGAGAAGGCAGTTTGTCTTTGGCGCGGGCATTTCGCTATGCGGGCACCCCTTCTTTATTGATGAGTCTTTGGCAGGTAAATGACCAGAGTACAGCCTATATTATGGAAGCTTATTATAAGGGCTTGCAGTCGGGAATGACAAAATCTATGGCCCTACAACAGGCCAAAATTACTTATTTGGAAAACAGCAAAAGTTGGTCGGCTCATCCTGCTTTTTGGGCGGCCTTTGTGCAGCTTGGCCAAACCCAACCCTTGCAAGCGGGGAGCAATTGGTTGCTTTGGGTATGGACCTTGGCGGTACCACTAAGCTTGTTGTTGGCCTATTACTTTTTGTTCTATAAAAGAGGAAATCGAGAAGTAGCGGCTTAA